TTTTATCGCCTGGACGTTCTGCGCTTGCGCCATCGCCTGTTTGCCGGAGGCTGGGGGCCAGAGCTGCGCCGTGAATTGTTTGTGCGCCATGATGCCGTCTGTGTGCTGCCTTACGATCCCTGGGAAGACAGCCTGGTGCTGCTGGAACAGATGCGTATTGGCGGACTGGACAAGAGCAATCACCCCTGGATGATCGAACTGGTGGCGGGGCTGATCGACAAGGATGAAGCGCCGGAAGAAGTTGCCCATCGCGAAGCGGATGAAGAAGCCGGTCTGCAACTGCATCGGCTGGAGCCGATCACCCGTTACTTTCCTTCCCCCGGCGGCAGCAATGAACAGGTTCATCTGTACCTTGCGCTGGTCGATAGCCGTGGGGTGGGGGGAATTCATGGCCTGGAAAGTGAGGGAGAGGATATTCGCGTCAGTGTCTGGACACGTACCGATGCCCTGGCAGCCATGGAGAAGGGGCGGATTGACAACGCTGCCAGCATTATCAGTCTGCAATGGCTGGCTTTGCATGGCGAGCGTATTCGTGCTGATGCGGGGCCACGGCCATGATGGCGTTGCGCAGGCGCCGATACAGCGTCGATCTGGCGGGCCTGCAGGCCATTTGCGAGATGAACTATTTGCGCTTGCAGCGATTGATGCCGAATTGGCAGGAACGCGATCAATGGCAGATAGTCCTGCAGCATGCTGATCAACCGGGGCAAACCCTGCTGATCCAGATTATTGAGCGTTGCCGGTACACCAGCACCGTGCGGCTGCACTATCCGCGGCGAAATCCGTGGCTGCATGCGTTGCAAATGGAAGTGCGACTCTATCATGACGCCAATATGGCTGAAGTGGTGGCAGCCTATGATCAGCGGCGTTTTTCCGGTGTATATCCCTATCCGAATGAACAGATGTTGCAGCCGGATGAGAAGCACCAGTTGAACGTATTTCTGGGTGAATGGCTTGGCCACTGCCAGCGGCTGGGGCAAAGTGGCCAGGTTATCACTCTGGATGCGCTTTAGGCCTTAGCCCAGTAACCGCTTGCGAGCCGCGAGATAGTCCTGCTTCAGCTCGGCCACAACCTCTGCCGTCGACTGCACCCGATCGATATTGCCCACGCCCTGACCGGCACCCCAGATGTCGCGCCAGGCTTTGGACTTGTTACTGCCACCAGAACCGAACTTCATACTGCTTTTGTCGCCTTCGGGCAGGTTGTTCGGATCCAGACCGGATTTTTCGATGCTGCCGCGCAGGTAGTTGCCATGCACCCCGGTAAACAGGTTGGAATAGACAATGTCGCTGGCGCTGCTATCGACCAGCATCTGTTTGTAAGCTTCGTCGGCGTTGGCTTCATGGGTGGCGATAAAGCGGGTGCCGATATAGGCAAAGTCTGCCCCCATGGCTTCAGCGGCAAGGATTTGCTTGCCTTGGCTGATCGAGCCGGAGAGGGCAATAGGGCCGTCATAGAATTTGCGCACTTCCGAGACCAGGGCAAAGTTGCTCAAGGTTCCGGCATGCCCACCTGCACCAGAGCAGACCAGTATCAGACCGTCTACGCCAGCTTCAATTGCTTTCTCTGCGTGGCGGACGCTGATGACGTCATGAAAAACCTTGCCGCCATAACTGTGCGCCACCTCGACGGCCTCATGCGGAGCGCGAAGGCTGGTGATCATCAGGGGTACTTCATATTTGGCACACAAGTCCAGGTCATGCTGCAGGCGGTCATTTGACTGATGCACAATCTGGTTGACCGCAAAGGGGGCAACTTTCTTGTCCGGATTGGCGGCACGGTATTCGGAGAGCTCGTTGGTCAATTGTTGCAGCCACTCATCCAGTACCTCCGCGGGGCGCGCATTAAGCGCCGGAAAAGAACCGACAATACCGCTTTTGCATTGAGCGGCCACCAAGGCGGGATTGGAAATGATAAACAGTGGTGAGGCGATGACCGGAATATCCAGTTGGGCCTTGAGTTCTTCGGCAAATGACATGGCGGGTTCTCGTTGGTTAAAAATGCAGTCTACTGCTTGCTGTTGGGCCGGTGCCAGCTTCATAAGCCCGGTCGTTCATGCGGTATCAGGCTTTATTGCTGAGGGCCGTCCTGCAGTTCCAGTTCTTTGACCAGTTGATCAAGGTCATTGTCAATCAGGGCACGCAAGCGGGCTTCGTATTCTTCCAGTGGGCTGGAAGCATCGATGATGATTTCCACCCGGCGGTTCAGGGCGCGGGTATCGGGGAAATCATTGCTGGCGCGTGGACGGGTGTCGGCATAGCCCTGGACGCGCAAGCGGTGAGGTTCAACGGCGCCGCTTTGCAGCAGGGCGTTGGCTACCGAAGAGGCGCGGGCGGCAGAGAGGTCCCAGTTGGAGCGGAAGCGGGCGGTGCTGATCGGGATGTCGTCAGTGTGTCCCTCGACGGTGATTTCGCCGGGCATGCGCGATAGTACTTCGGATATATCCAGCAACATGCTTTCGAATTCATAGGTCATGTCTGCAGAGCCAGAGGGAAAAGAGCCACGCTCCTCGACCCGGATGATCACCCGCTTGCGATCACTGAGTATGTTGACTTTGCCGTCCATTACTTCTTCTTCTAGGAGTTCGGACAAGCTATCTGCGGTTGTTTTTACCTGAGCCAGAGCAGTCAGGTCAATTTTCTGTTCGATTGCAGCTTCCAGCTGCTCGCGCAGGGTGTCATGTTGCGGCAGTTGTTCACTGGTTGTCTGGCGTACTTCTTCTATCGGTGTTGGCTCCGGAATGCCCGGGGAAAAATCGTCGAAAATCGGGCTGGTACCCATGGGGATGTCGGTGGCGGGTACGTCGCGTTGCACGCCGAAAGCGGCTTGCAACGAGCCAGCAATCTGCTTGAATTTCATCGCGTCGATTTCGGAAAATGACAGCAGCAAGACGAAAAAACACATCAACAGCGACATTAGATCGGCGAAAGTCATGACCCAGGCTGCGGGGCCTTTAGGTTCGTCTTCCTGCTCAAGATCCATTATACCGGCTCCG
This sequence is a window from Halopseudomonas salegens. Protein-coding genes within it:
- a CDS encoding NUDIX domain-containing protein, which gives rise to MTFTTDDVDIIQRDTVFQGFYRLDVLRLRHRLFAGGWGPELRRELFVRHDAVCVLPYDPWEDSLVLLEQMRIGGLDKSNHPWMIELVAGLIDKDEAPEEVAHREADEEAGLQLHRLEPITRYFPSPGGSNEQVHLYLALVDSRGVGGIHGLESEGEDIRVSVWTRTDALAAMEKGRIDNAASIISLQWLALHGERIRADAGPRP
- a CDS encoding DUF1249 domain-containing protein, yielding MMALRRRRYSVDLAGLQAICEMNYLRLQRLMPNWQERDQWQIVLQHADQPGQTLLIQIIERCRYTSTVRLHYPRRNPWLHALQMEVRLYHDANMAEVVAAYDQRRFSGVYPYPNEQMLQPDEKHQLNVFLGEWLGHCQRLGQSGQVITLDAL
- a CDS encoding NAD(P)H-dependent flavin oxidoreductase, with the translated sequence MSFAEELKAQLDIPVIASPLFIISNPALVAAQCKSGIVGSFPALNARPAEVLDEWLQQLTNELSEYRAANPDKKVAPFAVNQIVHQSNDRLQHDLDLCAKYEVPLMITSLRAPHEAVEVAHSYGGKVFHDVISVRHAEKAIEAGVDGLILVCSGAGGHAGTLSNFALVSEVRKFYDGPIALSGSISQGKQILAAEAMGADFAYIGTRFIATHEANADEAYKQMLVDSSASDIVYSNLFTGVHGNYLRGSIEKSGLDPNNLPEGDKSSMKFGSGGSNKSKAWRDIWGAGQGVGNIDRVQSTAEVVAELKQDYLAARKRLLG
- a CDS encoding flagellar motor protein MotB, with the translated sequence MDLEQEDEPKGPAAWVMTFADLMSLLMCFFVLLLSFSEIDAMKFKQIAGSLQAAFGVQRDVPATDIPMGTSPIFDDFSPGIPEPTPIEEVRQTTSEQLPQHDTLREQLEAAIEQKIDLTALAQVKTTADSLSELLEEEVMDGKVNILSDRKRVIIRVEERGSFPSGSADMTYEFESMLLDISEVLSRMPGEITVEGHTDDIPISTARFRSNWDLSAARASSVANALLQSGAVEPHRLRVQGYADTRPRASNDFPDTRALNRRVEIIIDASSPLEEYEARLRALIDNDLDQLVKELELQDGPQQ